Proteins from a genomic interval of Spiroplasma diminutum CUAS-1:
- the argS gene encoding arginine--tRNA ligase, with protein MNILVNKIKIILEDAVKKLKLKGTISVERPKLIQDADFATNFALINSKLNDSNPIQIAELIVNEVKSNDLFENVEFVKPGFINFRINKSNLFEVLNEVLNKKENYGKSTNKNLKYNLELVSANPTGYLHVGHARNGAIGDSVARILKFAGYEVETEYYTNDAGNQINISAATLFYHYKKMQGLDVTKPDETYGGDMYEEIAQMFIDEYKNKFEHIQIVNNKIDDFEVNNLFRSKSIEFFMKEIKKQLSDFDVNIDFYSSEAKMYENNSINKIIDKYKELNATYEKEDALWLKTTQFGDDKDRVLKKTDGTFTYITPDIASHSDRIERSQANKYVNFWGGDHHGYIVRLRSGLALLGYDFNLVDIDMIQMVRLMKDGQEYKMSKRRGTAVWLVDLLEMVGKDSIRYMLVSKTPSSHMDFDLDLALEKNSNNPVYYAQYATARCNKIINNFENLDTNIDESLIFETQKEKELIILLDSFNSIVEYSASSRLPNVICDYIQSLSKLFHSYYSETKILDNSNLRLSNQKVLLVKSIYQVLSNAFNLIGIDVKDNM; from the coding sequence ATGAATATACTTGTAAATAAAATTAAAATTATTCTTGAAGATGCTGTCAAAAAATTAAAATTAAAAGGTACCATAAGTGTTGAAAGACCAAAATTAATTCAGGATGCTGATTTTGCAACAAACTTTGCCTTAATTAACTCAAAATTAAATGATTCAAATCCAATTCAAATAGCAGAACTTATTGTTAATGAAGTAAAAAGCAATGATCTATTTGAAAATGTAGAATTTGTCAAACCAGGATTTATAAATTTTAGAATTAATAAATCAAATTTATTTGAGGTATTAAATGAAGTATTAAATAAAAAAGAGAATTATGGAAAATCAACTAATAAAAATTTAAAGTATAATCTTGAACTAGTCTCTGCAAATCCAACAGGTTATTTACATGTAGGACATGCAAGAAATGGAGCAATTGGAGATTCTGTTGCAAGAATTTTAAAATTTGCTGGTTATGAGGTTGAAACTGAATATTATACAAATGATGCAGGAAATCAAATAAATATTTCAGCTGCTACTCTTTTCTACCATTACAAAAAAATGCAAGGATTAGACGTTACTAAACCAGACGAAACTTATGGTGGAGATATGTATGAAGAAATTGCACAAATGTTTATTGATGAATACAAAAATAAATTTGAACATATTCAAATAGTTAATAATAAAATAGATGACTTTGAAGTAAATAATCTATTTAGAAGTAAATCAATAGAATTTTTTATGAAAGAAATAAAAAAACAATTAAGTGATTTTGATGTTAATATTGATTTTTATTCAAGTGAAGCGAAAATGTATGAAAATAATTCTATTAATAAAATTATTGATAAATATAAAGAGCTAAATGCAACTTATGAAAAAGAAGATGCATTGTGATTAAAGACAACTCAATTTGGTGATGATAAAGATAGAGTTTTGAAAAAAACTGATGGTACTTTTACTTATATAACCCCAGATATTGCATCACATAGTGATAGGATTGAAAGATCACAAGCCAATAAATATGTAAATTTTTGAGGTGGAGACCATCATGGTTATATTGTAAGATTAAGATCTGGTTTGGCATTGCTTGGATATGACTTTAATTTAGTAGATATAGATATGATTCAAATGGTTAGATTAATGAAAGATGGCCAAGAATATAAAATGTCAAAAAGAAGAGGAACTGCTGTTTGATTAGTTGACTTATTAGAAATGGTAGGAAAAGATTCAATTAGATATATGTTAGTTTCGAAAACTCCATCAAGTCACATGGATTTTGATTTAGATTTAGCTCTAGAAAAGAATTCAAATAACCCTGTTTATTATGCACAATATGCAACTGCAAGATGTAATAAAATAATAAATAATTTTGAAAATCTAGATACTAATATCGATGAAAGTTTAATTTTTGAAACTCAAAAGGAAAAAGAATTAATAATATTATTAGATAGTTTTAATTCAATTGTAGAGTATTCTGCTAGTTCTAGATTACCAAACGTTATTTGTGATTATATTCAATCTCTTTCAAAATTATTTCATTCATACTACTCTGAAACAAAAATTTTGGATAATTCAAATTTAAGACTTTCAAATCAAAAGGTATTACTTGTAAAATCAATATACCAAGTACTATCAAATGCCTTTAATTTAATTGGAATAGATGTAAAAGATAATATGTAA